The following coding sequences are from one Lolium rigidum isolate FL_2022 chromosome 6, APGP_CSIRO_Lrig_0.1, whole genome shotgun sequence window:
- the LOC124661362 gene encoding protein YIPF1 homolog, producing the protein MMSGGGYSALDDPKASGSVPAATGPDPQAIKFTDSNLQTFPPSDTRGKISGAYRPPTDADDTFSSKAGGGGGGGGGGSDDAAQGGWFRMFSVAAYKPYFDVDTSDVVERIWESVFPFRGTFTDKTSEKPDLYGPFWTCTTLIFVAASIATFVTYLSHKWHKKEWTYDINLVTWSAGLFYGYVTFVPLGLYVILKYFSAPAGLVQLWCLYGYSLFVFIPASLLSIVPIEIFRWVIAGVAGFMSATFVAVNLRAHILNSGERWFLIVAGIFLLQLGLAVLLKLYLFTITV; encoded by the exons ATGATGTCCGGCGGTGGCTACTCCGCCCTCGACGACCCCAAGGCCTCCGGATCCGTCCCG GCGGCGACGGGGCCAGATCCGCAGGCCATCAAGTTCACCGACTCCAACCTCCAGACCTTCCCGCCCTCCGACACCAGGGGCAAGATCTCCGGCGCCTACCGCCCGCCCACCGACGCCGACG ACACCTTCTCGTCCAaggctggaggaggcggaggcgggggcgGTGGGGGCTCGGACGATGCCGCGCAGGGCGGCTGGTTCCGGATGTTCTCCGTCGCTGCCTACAAGCCCTACTTCGACGTCGACACCTCCGACGTCGTCGAGAGGATCTGGGAGTCGGTCTTCCCCTTCCGCGGCACCTTCACCGACAAGACTTCCGAGAAGCCCGACCT GTACGGGCCATTCTGGACATGCACCACCCTGATTTTTGTTGCTGCATCTATTGCCACATTTGTCACCTACCTGTCCCACAAATGGCACAAGAAAGAGTGGACCTATGATATTAACCTGGTTACATGGTCTGCTGGCTTATTCTATGGCTATGTGACATTTGTTCCCCTTGGGTTATATGTCATTCTGAAGTACTTCTCAGCGCCTGCTGGACTCGTGCAGCTGTGGTGCCTGTATGGATACTCTCTGTTCGTCTTCATTCCAGCATCT CTTCTGTCCATTGTGCCAATAGAAATATTCAGATGGGTTATTGCTGGTGTCGCTGGGTTTATGTCTGCTACCTTCGTTGCTGTCAATCTCCGTGCCCACATCTTGAACTCTGGGGAGAGGTGGTTTCTGATCGTAGCAGGGATATTCTTGTTGCAGTTGGGATTGGCCGtcttgctgaaactttatctcttCACGATAACTGTATAG